From one Malus sylvestris chromosome 1, drMalSylv7.2, whole genome shotgun sequence genomic stretch:
- the LOC126632704 gene encoding uncharacterized protein LOC126632704 produces MADKNKDKSVRNANPHDLREHFEFVHAIAVAMRNNCPTAEWRSWKDVPGNVKKVVMDELLYKYTLDDDTNEQLMKLMDNALEGGYNRWRYEVLRNGPKPSK; encoded by the exons ATGGCAGATAAAAACAAGGATAAGAGTGTACGCAACGCCAACCCACATGATTTGAGGGAACATTTTGAGTTTGTGCATGCGATCGCTGTAGCCATGAGGAATAATTGTCCCACTGCTGAGTGGCGTTCTTGGAAAGATGTGCCTGGGAATGTGAAGAAGGTTGTGATGGATGAACTATTA TATAAGTATACTCTTGATGATGATACGAACGAACAgctgatgaagttgatggataATGCGTTGGAGGGAGGTTACAATCGATGGCGTTATGAAGTCTTGCGGAATGgaccaaaaccatccaaatag